Proteins encoded by one window of Chryseobacterium aquaeductus:
- a CDS encoding CCA tRNA nucleotidyltransferase, which yields MFINLNQNKNLKLFKIISEVAATNNQSVYIVGGFVRDLLMKREASTDIDFVTEQSGIELAQNVGQEIDPKMKVSVFKTYGTAMIRYKDLELEFVGARKESYTEDSRKPEVEGGTIEDDQKRRDFTINAMAISLNKDNFGELIDPFDGIDDLEKGILRTPLEPSQTYSDDPLRMMRAVRFASTLNFKIEENSLNAIRQEVERIKIVSMERIMVEFNKIMLSKKPSVGLQLMEETGLMKLIIPELIELKGVEEVEGQTHKDNFYHTLEVVDNISENTDNLWLRWSALLHDIGKAPTKKFVEGTGWTFHGHEFLGSKMTKNLFQKLKLPLNSDMKYVQKMVKLSSRPIALITDDASDSALRRLLFDAGEDMEDLFTLCKADITTKNSRKQEKFKKNFEYVAVKIKEVEEKDQVRNFQPPISGEEIMEMFNLKPGREIGILKEKVKEAILEGEIANEKEEARSFVIAEAEKLGLTL from the coding sequence ATGTTCATCAATCTTAATCAAAATAAAAATCTCAAACTTTTCAAAATAATTTCTGAAGTAGCAGCAACAAATAACCAGTCGGTGTATATCGTTGGCGGATTTGTGCGGGATCTTCTGATGAAAAGAGAAGCATCTACAGATATTGATTTTGTGACCGAACAAAGCGGAATCGAACTTGCCCAAAATGTTGGTCAGGAAATCGATCCTAAAATGAAAGTTTCTGTTTTTAAAACCTACGGAACAGCAATGATCAGATATAAAGATCTGGAATTGGAATTCGTAGGTGCAAGAAAAGAAAGCTACACCGAAGACAGCAGAAAACCGGAAGTGGAAGGCGGTACGATTGAAGACGACCAGAAAAGGAGAGATTTCACGATCAATGCGATGGCAATTTCTTTAAATAAAGATAATTTCGGAGAATTGATCGATCCTTTTGACGGAATTGATGACTTGGAAAAAGGTATTTTAAGAACGCCTTTGGAACCTTCGCAAACTTATTCAGACGATCCGTTGAGAATGATGAGAGCGGTGCGTTTTGCTTCAACTTTAAATTTTAAGATAGAAGAAAATTCATTAAATGCAATCAGACAAGAGGTAGAAAGAATCAAAATTGTGTCGATGGAAAGAATTATGGTTGAATTTAATAAAATCATGCTTTCAAAAAAACCTTCTGTCGGACTTCAATTAATGGAAGAAACAGGTTTGATGAAACTAATTATTCCTGAATTGATCGAATTGAAAGGAGTAGAAGAAGTTGAAGGACAAACTCATAAAGATAATTTTTACCACACTTTGGAAGTGGTAGACAATATTTCTGAAAATACAGATAATCTTTGGCTGCGCTGGTCTGCATTGCTTCACGACATCGGAAAAGCTCCTACCAAAAAATTTGTTGAAGGAACAGGCTGGACTTTCCACGGACATGAGTTTTTAGGTTCTAAAATGACGAAAAATCTTTTCCAGAAATTAAAATTACCTTTAAATTCCGATATGAAATACGTTCAGAAAATGGTAAAACTCTCTTCCCGACCTATCGCTTTGATTACTGATGATGCTTCAGATTCGGCTTTAAGAAGACTATTGTTTGATGCCGGAGAAGATATGGAAGACCTTTTCACGCTTTGTAAAGCTGACATTACAACAAAAAACTCAAGAAAACAGGAAAAATTCAAGAAAAATTTTGAATATGTTGCTGTGAAAATAAAAGAAGTTGAAGAGAAAGATCAGGTGAGAAATTTTCAACCACCGATCTCTGGTGAAGAAATTATGGAAATGTTCAATCTAAAGCCCGGA
- a CDS encoding L-threonylcarbamoyladenylate synthase, which translates to MENIIQILKSGGTILYPTDTIWGIGCDATNIDAINKIFDIKKREKNKSMIILVENEKRLQDLVDVPEMAWEIMDLSEKPVTLVYQNPKGLPKELLAEDGSIGIRLVKDLYCKKLITKLNKPLVSTSANFSGDKSPLKFSDISKEIIDLVDFAVEEDREKVSQYSGSSVIKIWSDNRIKVLRE; encoded by the coding sequence ATGGAAAACATCATACAAATACTAAAATCTGGTGGAACAATCCTTTACCCTACAGACACAATCTGGGGAATTGGTTGTGACGCAACAAATATAGATGCCATCAACAAAATTTTTGACATCAAGAAGCGTGAAAAAAATAAATCAATGATCATTTTGGTGGAAAATGAAAAGCGATTACAGGATTTGGTGGACGTCCCGGAAATGGCTTGGGAAATCATGGATCTGAGCGAAAAGCCGGTTACCTTGGTGTATCAAAATCCAAAAGGTTTGCCGAAAGAATTGCTTGCTGAAGATGGAAGCATCGGAATTCGTCTTGTAAAAGATCTTTACTGCAAAAAACTGATTACAAAACTCAACAAACCATTGGTTTCAACTTCCGCGAACTTTAGTGGTGATAAAAGTCCGTTGAAATTCTCTGATATTTCGAAAGAAATTATTGATTTGGTAGATTTTGCGGTAGAAGAAGACCGAGAAAAAGTTTCGCAATATTCAGGTTCTTCAGTCATAAAAATCTGGAGTGACAACAGAATTAAAGTTCTACGGGAATAA